One genomic segment of Rhinolophus sinicus isolate RSC01 linkage group LG11, ASM3656204v1, whole genome shotgun sequence includes these proteins:
- the AGAP3 gene encoding arf-GAP with GTPase, ANK repeat and PH domain-containing protein 3 isoform X4, translated as MERGWQPGDSYSWERPTACRRTLSVCDSLDLHGAPAGRAAPALQAALCAAHEQPSRPRSVCSSSQGPPPTGARSLLLGLLRSRLGRRGPADGRPPDPGPAPPEPPGPAVPSPPPSPAPTRRSRSRGTQAPRPRPTSMTFLEVNRLELAEAEGAGAGLGRAGSAGFLRGSSLWSSQRWQVLRGSGGRIGPGPRRGLSALRKSFSFRLRRGQEIRRAESGLLPRARTRSDGDASSLGAFPSRRDLLLGTEAPRAVPDSGRPRSAAGLWKLLTSRFRRREPAPTEPLWSRRAAVDPGLLGSPSDSFVNSQEWTLSRSVPELKVGIVGNLSSGKSALVHRYLTGTYVQEESPEGGRFKKEIVVDGQSYLLLIRDEGGPPELQFAAWVDAVVFVFSLEDEISFQTVYNYFLRLCSFRNASEVPMVLVGTQDAISAANPRVIDDSRARKLSTDLKRCTYYETCATYGLNVERVFQDVAQKVVALRKKQQLAIGPCKSLPNSPSHSAVSAASIPAVHINQATNGGSSAFSDYSSSVPSTPSISQRELRIETIAASSTPTPIRKQSKRRSNIFTSRKGADLDREKKAAECKVDSIGSGRAIPIKQGILLKRSGKSLNKEWKKKYVTLCDNGLLTYHPSLHDYMQNIHGKEIDLLRTTVKVPGKRLPRATPATAPGTSPRANGLALERSNTQLGGGAEAEESFEFVVVSLTGQTWHFEASTAEERELWVQSVQAQILASLQACRSAKDKTRLGNQNTALAVQAVRTVRGNSFCIDCDAPNPDWASLNLGALMCIECSGTHRHLGAHLSRVRSLDLDDWPPELLAVMTAMGNALANSVWEGALDGYAKPGPDACREEKERWIRAKYEQKLFLAPLPSSDVPLGQQLLRAVVEDDLRLLVTLLAHGSKEEVNETYGDGDGRTALHLSSAMANVVFTQLLIWYGVDVRSRDARGLTPLAYARRAGSQECADILIQHGCPGEGCGLTPAPNREPANGSNTSAELHRSPSLL; from the exons ATGGAGCGGGGCTGGCAGCCGGGGGACAGCTACAGCTGGGAGCGGCCCACTGCCTGCCGCCGCACCCTCAGCGTCTGCGACTCGCTGGACCTGCACGGCGCCCCGGCAGGCCGCGCCGCCCCCGCCCTGCAGGCCGCCCTATGCGCCGCGCACGAGCAGCCGTCACGGCCGCGGAGTGTGTGCTCAAGCAGCCAGGGGCCGCCGCCCACCGGCGCCCGCAGCCTGCTGCTCGGCCTCCTGCGCTCGCGCCTCGGCCGCCGCGGCCCCGCCGACGGGCGCCCGCCGGACCCTGGACCCGCGCCGCCAGAGCCCCCCGGCCCGGCCGTTCCCAGCCCGCCGCCCAGCCCCGCACCGACCCGGCGCAGCCGATCGCGCGGGACCCAGGCGCCGCGGCCACGGCCCACCAGCATGACGTTCCTGGAGGTGAACCGTCTGGAGCTGGCCGAGGCCGAGGGCGCGGGCGCCGGGCTGGGCCGTGCGGGCAGCGCCGGCTTCCTGCGGGGCTCCTCGCTGTGGAGCAGCCAGCGCTGGCAGGTGCTCCGCGGCAGCGGCGGGCGCATCGGCCCCGGTCCCCGGCGTGGCCTGTCGGCCCTGAGGAAGAGCTTCAGCTTCCGCCTACGCCGGGGCCAGGAGATCCGGCGCGCCGAGTCCGGGCTGCTGCCCCGCGCGCGCACCCGCAGCGATGGCGACGCCAGCTCCTTAGGCGCTTTTCCCAGCCGCCGCGACCTGCTGCTGGGCACCGAGGCCCCGCGCGCGGTGCCCGACTCCGGCCGCCCCCGCTCTGCCGCCGGCCTCTGGAAGTTGCTCACCAGCCGCTTCCGCCGGAGGGAGCCCGCGCCCACCGAGCCCCTGTGGAGCCGCCGGGCGGCCGTGGACCCCGGGCTCCTGGGCTCACCCAGCG ACTCCTTTGTGAACAGCCAGGAGTGGACGCTGAGCCGCTCGGTGCCGGAACTTAAAGTG GGCATTGTGGGGAACCTGTCCAGTGGGAAGTCGGCCCTGGTGCACCGCTATCTGACGGGGACCTATGTCCAGGAGGAGTCCCCCGAAG GGGGTCGGTTTAAGAAGGAAATCGTGGTGGATGGCCAGAGTTACCTGCTGCTGATCCGGGACGAAGGAGGCCCCCCTGAGCTCCAG TTTGCTGCCTGGGTGGACGCAGTGGTGTTTGTGTTCAGCCTGGAGGATGAAATCAGCTTCCAGACAGTGTACAACTACTTCCTGAGGCTTTGCAGCTTCCGCAATGCCAGCGAGGTGCCCATGGTGCTGGTGGGCACGCAGG ACGCCATCAGTGCCGCAAACCCCCGGGTTATTGATGACAGCAGGGCCCGCAAGCTGTCCACAGACTTGAAGCGCTGCACCTACTACGAGACGTGTGCGACCTATGGACTCAACGTGGAGCGCGTCTTCCAGGACG TGGCCCAGAAGGTAGTGGCCTTGCGGAAGAAGCAGCAGCTGGCCATAGGGCCCTGCAAGTCACTGCCCAACTCGCCCAGCCACTCGGCCGTGTCCGCTGCCTCCATCCCGGCCGTGCACATCAACCAG GCCACGAATGGCGGCAGCAGCGCCTTCAGCGACTACTCATCCTcagtcccctccacccccagcatcAGCCAGCGGGAGCTGCGCATCGAGACCATCGcggcctcctccacccccacacccatCCGCAAGCAGTCCAAGCGGCGTTCCAACATCTTCACG tCTCGAAAGGGTGCCGACTTGGACCGGGAGAAAAAGGCCGCCGAGTGCAAGGTGGACAGTATCGGGAGTGGCCGGGCCATCCCCATCAAACAG GGCATCCTGTTGAAGCGGAGTGGCAAGTCCCTGAACAAGGAGTGGAAGAAGAAGTACGTGACACTGTGTGACAACGGGCTGCTCACTTACCACCCCAGCTTGCAC GATTACATGCAGAACATCCACGGCAAGGAGATCGACCTTCTGCGGACCACCGTGAAGGTGCCAGGGAAGCGCCTGCCCCGAGCCACGCCTGCCACAGCCCCAGGCACCAGCCCCCGGGCCAACGGGCTGGCCTTGGAGCGGAGTAACACACAGCTGGGTGGGGGCGCAG AGGCAGAGGAGTCGTTTGAATTCGTGGTGGTGTCCCTCACGGGACAGACGTGGCACTTCGAGGCGTCGACGGCAGAGGAGCGGGAGCTGTGGGTACAGAGCGTGCAGGCCCAGATCCTCGCCAGCCTGCAGGCCTGCCGCAGTGCCAAGGACAAG ACTCGACTGGGGAACCAGAACACAGCTCTGGCTGTGCAGGCCGTCCGCACCGTACGTGGCAACAGCTTCTGCATCGACTGCGACGCCCCCA ACCCCGACTGGGCCAGCCTGAACCTGGGCGCCCTGATGTGCATCGAGTGCTCGGGGACCCACCGGCATCTGGGAGCTCACCTGTCCCGCGTCCGTTCCCTCGACCTGGACGACTGGCCACCTGAGCTGCTGGCTGTCATGACGGCCATGGGCAATGCCCTGGCCAATAGTGTCTGGGAGGGGGCCCTGGATGGCTATGCAAAGCCAGGGCCCGACGCCTGCAG agaggagaaagagcgCTGGATACGGGCCAAGTACGAACAGAAGCTCTTCCTGGCCCCGCTGCCCAGCTCAGACGTgccgctggggcagcagctgctcCGGGCCGTGGTGGAGGACGACCTCCGGCTGCTGGTGACGCTGCTGGCGCACGGGTCCAAGGAGGAGGTGAACGAGACCTACGGGGACGGCGACGGGCGCACGGCGCTGCACCTCTCCAGCGCCATGGCCAACGTGGTCTTCACGCAGCTGCTCATCTGG TACGGGGTGGACGTGAGGAGCCGGGATGCCCGGGGCCTGACCCCACTGGCCTACGCGCGCCGGGCCGGCAGCCAGGAGTGCGCAGACATCTTGATCCAGCACGGCTGCCCTGGGGAGGGCTGTGGCCTGACACCTGCCCCCAACAGAGAGCCTGCCAACGGCTCCAACACCTCTGCCGAGCTGCACCGAAGTCCTAGCCTCCTCTAA
- the AGAP3 gene encoding arf-GAP with GTPase, ANK repeat and PH domain-containing protein 3 isoform X2: protein MERGWQPGDSYSWERPTACRRTLSVCDSLDLHGAPAGRAAPALQAALCAAHEQPSRPRSVCSSSQGPPPTGARSLLLGLLRSRLGRRGPADGRPPDPGPAPPEPPGPAVPSPPPSPAPTRRSRSRGTQAPRPRPTSMTFLEVNRLELAEAEGAGAGLGRAGSAGFLRGSSLWSSQRWQVLRGSGGRIGPGPRRGLSALRKSFSFRLRRGQEIRRAESGLLPRARTRSDGDASSLGAFPSRRDLLLGTEAPRAVPDSGRPRSAAGLWKLLTSRFRRREPAPTEPLWSRRAAVDPGLLGSPSDSFVNSQEWTLSRSVPELKVGIVGNLSSGKSALVHRYLTGTYVQEESPEGGRFKKEIVVDGQSYLLLIRDEGGPPELQFAAWVDAVVFVFSLEDEISFQTVYNYFLRLCSFRNASEVPMVLVGTQDAISAANPRVIDDSRARKLSTDLKRCTYYETCATYGLNVERVFQDVAQKVVALRKKQQLAIGPCKSLPNSPSHSAVSAASIPAVHINQATNGGSSAFSDYSSSVPSTPSISQRELRIETIAASSTPTPIRKQSKRRSNIFTSRKGADLDREKKAAECKVDSIGSGRAIPIKQGILLKRSGKSLNKEWKKKYVTLCDNGLLTYHPSLHDYMQNIHGKEIDLLRTTVKVPGKRLPRATPATAPGTSPRANGLALERSNTQLGGGAASGPAEVLSSSPKLEPPPSPHSNRKKHRRKKSTGTPRPDGPSSAAEEAEESFEFVVVSLTGQTWHFEASTAEERELWVQSVQAQILASLQACRSAKDKTRLGNQNTALAVQAVRTVRGNSFCIDCDAPNPDWASLNLGALMCIECSGTHRHLGAHLSRVRSLDLDDWPPELLAVMTAMGNALANSVWEGALDGYAKPGPDACREEKERWIRAKYEQKLFLAPLPSSDVPLGQQLLRAVVEDDLRLLVTLLAHGSKEEVNETYGDGDGRTALHLSSAMANVVFTQLLIWYGVDVRSRDARGLTPLAYARRAGSQECADILIQHGCPGEGCGLTPAPNREPANGSNTSAELHRSPSLL, encoded by the exons ATGGAGCGGGGCTGGCAGCCGGGGGACAGCTACAGCTGGGAGCGGCCCACTGCCTGCCGCCGCACCCTCAGCGTCTGCGACTCGCTGGACCTGCACGGCGCCCCGGCAGGCCGCGCCGCCCCCGCCCTGCAGGCCGCCCTATGCGCCGCGCACGAGCAGCCGTCACGGCCGCGGAGTGTGTGCTCAAGCAGCCAGGGGCCGCCGCCCACCGGCGCCCGCAGCCTGCTGCTCGGCCTCCTGCGCTCGCGCCTCGGCCGCCGCGGCCCCGCCGACGGGCGCCCGCCGGACCCTGGACCCGCGCCGCCAGAGCCCCCCGGCCCGGCCGTTCCCAGCCCGCCGCCCAGCCCCGCACCGACCCGGCGCAGCCGATCGCGCGGGACCCAGGCGCCGCGGCCACGGCCCACCAGCATGACGTTCCTGGAGGTGAACCGTCTGGAGCTGGCCGAGGCCGAGGGCGCGGGCGCCGGGCTGGGCCGTGCGGGCAGCGCCGGCTTCCTGCGGGGCTCCTCGCTGTGGAGCAGCCAGCGCTGGCAGGTGCTCCGCGGCAGCGGCGGGCGCATCGGCCCCGGTCCCCGGCGTGGCCTGTCGGCCCTGAGGAAGAGCTTCAGCTTCCGCCTACGCCGGGGCCAGGAGATCCGGCGCGCCGAGTCCGGGCTGCTGCCCCGCGCGCGCACCCGCAGCGATGGCGACGCCAGCTCCTTAGGCGCTTTTCCCAGCCGCCGCGACCTGCTGCTGGGCACCGAGGCCCCGCGCGCGGTGCCCGACTCCGGCCGCCCCCGCTCTGCCGCCGGCCTCTGGAAGTTGCTCACCAGCCGCTTCCGCCGGAGGGAGCCCGCGCCCACCGAGCCCCTGTGGAGCCGCCGGGCGGCCGTGGACCCCGGGCTCCTGGGCTCACCCAGCG ACTCCTTTGTGAACAGCCAGGAGTGGACGCTGAGCCGCTCGGTGCCGGAACTTAAAGTG GGCATTGTGGGGAACCTGTCCAGTGGGAAGTCGGCCCTGGTGCACCGCTATCTGACGGGGACCTATGTCCAGGAGGAGTCCCCCGAAG GGGGTCGGTTTAAGAAGGAAATCGTGGTGGATGGCCAGAGTTACCTGCTGCTGATCCGGGACGAAGGAGGCCCCCCTGAGCTCCAG TTTGCTGCCTGGGTGGACGCAGTGGTGTTTGTGTTCAGCCTGGAGGATGAAATCAGCTTCCAGACAGTGTACAACTACTTCCTGAGGCTTTGCAGCTTCCGCAATGCCAGCGAGGTGCCCATGGTGCTGGTGGGCACGCAGG ACGCCATCAGTGCCGCAAACCCCCGGGTTATTGATGACAGCAGGGCCCGCAAGCTGTCCACAGACTTGAAGCGCTGCACCTACTACGAGACGTGTGCGACCTATGGACTCAACGTGGAGCGCGTCTTCCAGGACG TGGCCCAGAAGGTAGTGGCCTTGCGGAAGAAGCAGCAGCTGGCCATAGGGCCCTGCAAGTCACTGCCCAACTCGCCCAGCCACTCGGCCGTGTCCGCTGCCTCCATCCCGGCCGTGCACATCAACCAG GCCACGAATGGCGGCAGCAGCGCCTTCAGCGACTACTCATCCTcagtcccctccacccccagcatcAGCCAGCGGGAGCTGCGCATCGAGACCATCGcggcctcctccacccccacacccatCCGCAAGCAGTCCAAGCGGCGTTCCAACATCTTCACG tCTCGAAAGGGTGCCGACTTGGACCGGGAGAAAAAGGCCGCCGAGTGCAAGGTGGACAGTATCGGGAGTGGCCGGGCCATCCCCATCAAACAG GGCATCCTGTTGAAGCGGAGTGGCAAGTCCCTGAACAAGGAGTGGAAGAAGAAGTACGTGACACTGTGTGACAACGGGCTGCTCACTTACCACCCCAGCTTGCAC GATTACATGCAGAACATCCACGGCAAGGAGATCGACCTTCTGCGGACCACCGTGAAGGTGCCAGGGAAGCGCCTGCCCCGAGCCACGCCTGCCACAGCCCCAGGCACCAGCCCCCGGGCCAACGGGCTGGCCTTGGAGCGGAGTAACACACAGCTGGGTGGGGGCGCAG CCAGTGGCCCAGCTGAGGTGCTCAGCTCCAGCCCCAAGCTGGAGCCTCCCCCATCTCCCCACTCCAACCGGAAGAAGCACCGGAGGAAAAAGAGCACCGGGACCCCCCGACCAGATGGCCCCAGCAGTGCTGCTGAAG AGGCAGAGGAGTCGTTTGAATTCGTGGTGGTGTCCCTCACGGGACAGACGTGGCACTTCGAGGCGTCGACGGCAGAGGAGCGGGAGCTGTGGGTACAGAGCGTGCAGGCCCAGATCCTCGCCAGCCTGCAGGCCTGCCGCAGTGCCAAGGACAAG ACTCGACTGGGGAACCAGAACACAGCTCTGGCTGTGCAGGCCGTCCGCACCGTACGTGGCAACAGCTTCTGCATCGACTGCGACGCCCCCA ACCCCGACTGGGCCAGCCTGAACCTGGGCGCCCTGATGTGCATCGAGTGCTCGGGGACCCACCGGCATCTGGGAGCTCACCTGTCCCGCGTCCGTTCCCTCGACCTGGACGACTGGCCACCTGAGCTGCTGGCTGTCATGACGGCCATGGGCAATGCCCTGGCCAATAGTGTCTGGGAGGGGGCCCTGGATGGCTATGCAAAGCCAGGGCCCGACGCCTGCAG agaggagaaagagcgCTGGATACGGGCCAAGTACGAACAGAAGCTCTTCCTGGCCCCGCTGCCCAGCTCAGACGTgccgctggggcagcagctgctcCGGGCCGTGGTGGAGGACGACCTCCGGCTGCTGGTGACGCTGCTGGCGCACGGGTCCAAGGAGGAGGTGAACGAGACCTACGGGGACGGCGACGGGCGCACGGCGCTGCACCTCTCCAGCGCCATGGCCAACGTGGTCTTCACGCAGCTGCTCATCTGG TACGGGGTGGACGTGAGGAGCCGGGATGCCCGGGGCCTGACCCCACTGGCCTACGCGCGCCGGGCCGGCAGCCAGGAGTGCGCAGACATCTTGATCCAGCACGGCTGCCCTGGGGAGGGCTGTGGCCTGACACCTGCCCCCAACAGAGAGCCTGCCAACGGCTCCAACACCTCTGCCGAGCTGCACCGAAGTCCTAGCCTCCTCTAA
- the AGAP3 gene encoding arf-GAP with GTPase, ANK repeat and PH domain-containing protein 3 isoform X3, which translates to MERGWQPGDSYSWERPTACRRTLSVCDSLDLHGAPAGRAAPALQAALCAAHEQPSRPRSVCSSSQGPPPTGARSLLLGLLRSRLGRRGPADGRPPDPGPAPPEPPGPAVPSPPPSPAPTRRSRSRGTQAPRPRPTSMTFLEVNRLELAEAEGAGAGLGRAGSAGFLRGSSLWSSQRWQVLRGSGGRIGPGPRRGLSALRKSFSFRLRRGQEIRRAESGLLPRARTRSDGDASSLGAFPSRRDLLLGTEAPRAVPDSGRPRSAAGLWKLLTSRFRRREPAPTEPLWSRRAAVDPGLLGSPSDSFVNSQEWTLSRSVPELKVGIVGNLSSGKSALVHRYLTGTYVQEESPEGGRFKKEIVVDGQSYLLLIRDEGGPPELQFAAWVDAVVFVFSLEDEISFQTVYNYFLRLCSFRNASEVPMVLVGTQDAISAANPRVIDDSRARKLSTDLKRCTYYETCATYGLNVERVFQDVAQKVVALRKKQQLAIGPCKSLPNSPSHSAVSAASIPAVHINQSRKGADLDREKKAAECKVDSIGSGRAIPIKQGILLKRSGKSLNKEWKKKYVTLCDNGLLTYHPSLHDYMQNIHGKEIDLLRTTVKVPGKRLPRATPATAPGTSPRANGLALERSNTQLGGGAGAPHLTSSPAWAGPRPEGFHQRSCSVSSADQWSEAAALPPASGPAEVLSSSPKLEPPPSPHSNRKKHRRKKSTGTPRPDGPSSAAEEAEESFEFVVVSLTGQTWHFEASTAEERELWVQSVQAQILASLQACRSAKDKTRLGNQNTALAVQAVRTVRGNSFCIDCDAPNPDWASLNLGALMCIECSGTHRHLGAHLSRVRSLDLDDWPPELLAVMTAMGNALANSVWEGALDGYAKPGPDACREEKERWIRAKYEQKLFLAPLPSSDVPLGQQLLRAVVEDDLRLLVTLLAHGSKEEVNETYGDGDGRTALHLSSAMANVVFTQLLIWYGVDVRSRDARGLTPLAYARRAGSQECADILIQHGCPGEGCGLTPAPNREPANGSNTSAELHRSPSLL; encoded by the exons ATGGAGCGGGGCTGGCAGCCGGGGGACAGCTACAGCTGGGAGCGGCCCACTGCCTGCCGCCGCACCCTCAGCGTCTGCGACTCGCTGGACCTGCACGGCGCCCCGGCAGGCCGCGCCGCCCCCGCCCTGCAGGCCGCCCTATGCGCCGCGCACGAGCAGCCGTCACGGCCGCGGAGTGTGTGCTCAAGCAGCCAGGGGCCGCCGCCCACCGGCGCCCGCAGCCTGCTGCTCGGCCTCCTGCGCTCGCGCCTCGGCCGCCGCGGCCCCGCCGACGGGCGCCCGCCGGACCCTGGACCCGCGCCGCCAGAGCCCCCCGGCCCGGCCGTTCCCAGCCCGCCGCCCAGCCCCGCACCGACCCGGCGCAGCCGATCGCGCGGGACCCAGGCGCCGCGGCCACGGCCCACCAGCATGACGTTCCTGGAGGTGAACCGTCTGGAGCTGGCCGAGGCCGAGGGCGCGGGCGCCGGGCTGGGCCGTGCGGGCAGCGCCGGCTTCCTGCGGGGCTCCTCGCTGTGGAGCAGCCAGCGCTGGCAGGTGCTCCGCGGCAGCGGCGGGCGCATCGGCCCCGGTCCCCGGCGTGGCCTGTCGGCCCTGAGGAAGAGCTTCAGCTTCCGCCTACGCCGGGGCCAGGAGATCCGGCGCGCCGAGTCCGGGCTGCTGCCCCGCGCGCGCACCCGCAGCGATGGCGACGCCAGCTCCTTAGGCGCTTTTCCCAGCCGCCGCGACCTGCTGCTGGGCACCGAGGCCCCGCGCGCGGTGCCCGACTCCGGCCGCCCCCGCTCTGCCGCCGGCCTCTGGAAGTTGCTCACCAGCCGCTTCCGCCGGAGGGAGCCCGCGCCCACCGAGCCCCTGTGGAGCCGCCGGGCGGCCGTGGACCCCGGGCTCCTGGGCTCACCCAGCG ACTCCTTTGTGAACAGCCAGGAGTGGACGCTGAGCCGCTCGGTGCCGGAACTTAAAGTG GGCATTGTGGGGAACCTGTCCAGTGGGAAGTCGGCCCTGGTGCACCGCTATCTGACGGGGACCTATGTCCAGGAGGAGTCCCCCGAAG GGGGTCGGTTTAAGAAGGAAATCGTGGTGGATGGCCAGAGTTACCTGCTGCTGATCCGGGACGAAGGAGGCCCCCCTGAGCTCCAG TTTGCTGCCTGGGTGGACGCAGTGGTGTTTGTGTTCAGCCTGGAGGATGAAATCAGCTTCCAGACAGTGTACAACTACTTCCTGAGGCTTTGCAGCTTCCGCAATGCCAGCGAGGTGCCCATGGTGCTGGTGGGCACGCAGG ACGCCATCAGTGCCGCAAACCCCCGGGTTATTGATGACAGCAGGGCCCGCAAGCTGTCCACAGACTTGAAGCGCTGCACCTACTACGAGACGTGTGCGACCTATGGACTCAACGTGGAGCGCGTCTTCCAGGACG TGGCCCAGAAGGTAGTGGCCTTGCGGAAGAAGCAGCAGCTGGCCATAGGGCCCTGCAAGTCACTGCCCAACTCGCCCAGCCACTCGGCCGTGTCCGCTGCCTCCATCCCGGCCGTGCACATCAACCAG tCTCGAAAGGGTGCCGACTTGGACCGGGAGAAAAAGGCCGCCGAGTGCAAGGTGGACAGTATCGGGAGTGGCCGGGCCATCCCCATCAAACAG GGCATCCTGTTGAAGCGGAGTGGCAAGTCCCTGAACAAGGAGTGGAAGAAGAAGTACGTGACACTGTGTGACAACGGGCTGCTCACTTACCACCCCAGCTTGCAC GATTACATGCAGAACATCCACGGCAAGGAGATCGACCTTCTGCGGACCACCGTGAAGGTGCCAGGGAAGCGCCTGCCCCGAGCCACGCCTGCCACAGCCCCAGGCACCAGCCCCCGGGCCAACGGGCTGGCCTTGGAGCGGAGTAACACACAGCTGGGTGGGGGCGCAG GTGCCCCCCACTTGACCAGCAGCCCAGCCTGGGCTGGCCCACGCCCTGAGGGGTTCCATCAGCGCTCCTGCTCTGTTTCCAGCGCCGACCAGTGGAGTGAGGCCGCTGCCCTGCCCCCAG CCAGTGGCCCAGCTGAGGTGCTCAGCTCCAGCCCCAAGCTGGAGCCTCCCCCATCTCCCCACTCCAACCGGAAGAAGCACCGGAGGAAAAAGAGCACCGGGACCCCCCGACCAGATGGCCCCAGCAGTGCTGCTGAAG AGGCAGAGGAGTCGTTTGAATTCGTGGTGGTGTCCCTCACGGGACAGACGTGGCACTTCGAGGCGTCGACGGCAGAGGAGCGGGAGCTGTGGGTACAGAGCGTGCAGGCCCAGATCCTCGCCAGCCTGCAGGCCTGCCGCAGTGCCAAGGACAAG ACTCGACTGGGGAACCAGAACACAGCTCTGGCTGTGCAGGCCGTCCGCACCGTACGTGGCAACAGCTTCTGCATCGACTGCGACGCCCCCA ACCCCGACTGGGCCAGCCTGAACCTGGGCGCCCTGATGTGCATCGAGTGCTCGGGGACCCACCGGCATCTGGGAGCTCACCTGTCCCGCGTCCGTTCCCTCGACCTGGACGACTGGCCACCTGAGCTGCTGGCTGTCATGACGGCCATGGGCAATGCCCTGGCCAATAGTGTCTGGGAGGGGGCCCTGGATGGCTATGCAAAGCCAGGGCCCGACGCCTGCAG agaggagaaagagcgCTGGATACGGGCCAAGTACGAACAGAAGCTCTTCCTGGCCCCGCTGCCCAGCTCAGACGTgccgctggggcagcagctgctcCGGGCCGTGGTGGAGGACGACCTCCGGCTGCTGGTGACGCTGCTGGCGCACGGGTCCAAGGAGGAGGTGAACGAGACCTACGGGGACGGCGACGGGCGCACGGCGCTGCACCTCTCCAGCGCCATGGCCAACGTGGTCTTCACGCAGCTGCTCATCTGG TACGGGGTGGACGTGAGGAGCCGGGATGCCCGGGGCCTGACCCCACTGGCCTACGCGCGCCGGGCCGGCAGCCAGGAGTGCGCAGACATCTTGATCCAGCACGGCTGCCCTGGGGAGGGCTGTGGCCTGACACCTGCCCCCAACAGAGAGCCTGCCAACGGCTCCAACACCTCTGCCGAGCTGCACCGAAGTCCTAGCCTCCTCTAA